The following are from one region of the Micromonas commoda chromosome 12, complete sequence genome:
- a CDS encoding predicted protein, with protein MTTLASIAPVSIHSRAGHRETRARSLRPAVRASPRRNKGVVICEAAADKDFACRVASLAAAIAVVAYEPLPAIAAFGQSTIELSNITYTVVECPTGKRSMTQGKPACLLVKADSVNPSKETVYNADVFGRVTDKGGDNALDNDAASDAGRIANIAEVPPGNGTVSFNISVAAQSAELGLNFRGFKARSYPGGAFGGNSPLLGIVEEGCDIYADLECADRYLGK; from the coding sequence ATGACGACACTGGCATCCATCGCGCCCGTATCCATTCATTCCCGCGCTGGTCATCGCGAGACTCGAGCCCGCTCGCTCCGACCGGCTGTCCGCGCATCCCCGAGGAGGAACAAGGGGGTTGTCATCTGCGAAGCTGCTGCTGACAAGGATTTCGCGTgtcgcgtcgcctccctcgccgccgcaatCGCCGTCGTGGCGTACGAACCGCtccccgcgatcgccgctTTCGGCCAGTCCACCATCGAGCTGAGCAACATCACCTACACCGTGGTGGAGTGCCCCACGGGTAAGCGTTCCATGACGCAAGGCAAACCGGCTTGCCTCCTTGTCAAAGCCGACAGCGTCAACCCTTCCAAGGAGACGGTTTACAACGCGGACGTGTTCGGGAGGGTCACGGACAAAGGGGGAGACAACGCGCTGGACAACGACGCCGCATCGGATGCAGGAAGGATAGCCAACATCGCGGAGGTTCCGCCGGGTAACGGGACGGTATCCTTCAACATATCGGTGGCGGCGCAATCAGCCGAGCTCGGCTTGAACTTCAGGGGGTTCAAGGCGAGGTCGTATCCGGGAGGGGCGTTCGGGGGCAACTCGCCGCTGTTGGGCATCGTGGAGGAGGGATGCGACATATACGCGGACCTGGAGTGCGCGGATAGGTACCTCGGGAAGTGA
- a CDS encoding predicted protein, with translation MPGQWNLDRVDGPRLDGYFSPPECLCGKGVHVYVLDTGVRLSHEDFAPSTVRTESGWNFVGDCTAGGGTVEDKSGHGTHVAATAVGATSGVAKCAVLVPVRILDENGKGDGGAMLSALDWVADHDINGARKIVSMSVGGPRSAVIDAAVRELVHAGVVVVAAAGNSGEDASGTSPAGEAAAITVGSTGCEDFGDSFGPSSTMSSTMSTASCGGPDAMSDFSNRGAAVDVYAPGAGVRSAWMTGDRDFRRSSGTSMATPLVAGCVALYLEKYPDATPEDVARAIKSSATRMRGGGGGAEDAGVLNPVGMLSTPPAATLRR, from the coding sequence ATGCCCGGGCAGTGGAACCTCGACCGAGTCGACGGACCTCGACTGGACGGATACTTCTCCCCGCCCGAGTGCCTTTGCGGTAAAGGGGTCCACGTCTACGTCCTCGACACCGGCGTGAGGCTCTCGCACGAGGACTTCGCGCCTTCCACGGTTCGGACCGAATCGGGCTGGAACTTTGTCGGCGActgcacagctggcggcggaaCCGTCGAAGATAAATCGGGCCACGGgacccacgtcgccgcgaccgccgtgggcgcgacgagcggcgtgGCCAAgtgcgccgtcctcgtcccggTGCGAATCCTCGACGAGAACGggaagggcgacggcggcgcgatgctcAGCGCGCTGGACTGGGTCGCGGATCACGACATCAACGGCGCTCGGAAGATCGTCTCGATGTCCGTGGGGGGACCGAGGAGCGCGgtgatcgacgcggcggtgcgggagTTGGTgcacgcgggcgtcgtcgtcgtggccgccgcgggaaactcgggggaggacgcgagcgggacgtcacccgccggggaggcggcggcgataaCCGTGGGGAGCACCGGGTGCGAAGACTTCGGGGATTCCTTCGGTCCGTCGTCTACCATGTCGTCTACCATGTCTACCGCGTCGTGCGGGGGCccggacgcgatgagcgaCTTCTCGAACCGGggagccgcggtggacgtgtacgcacccggcgcgggggtacGGAGCGCGTGGATGACGGGCGACCGGGACTTCAGGCGAAGCTCGGGGACGTCCATGGCGACCCCCCTCGTGGCTGGCTGCGTCGCGCTCTACCTGGAAAAGTAtcccgacgcgacgcccgaggacgtggcgagggcgatcaagtcgagcgcgacgaggatgcggggcggcggcggcggcgcggaagaCGCCGGGGTGCTCAATCCCGTAGGGATGCTCTCGActccccccgcggcgacacTCAGGAGGTGA
- a CDS encoding predicted protein yields MAMTVGHASAAVQCAPVVAKARGARVSTSFSSRMPQPRPILRMTPRGNDRAARLVVRAEETVGERVMNAAGSPEEEAAGLASMRAALEAKGDCPPCDDQTALWFLRDRKMDAEAAAEKLEDFLRWRADLGVITDEDIKPSIDAGAAYVHPHLDKEGRAVIVVEIAKHIIKNRDLEVSKKHAVHAVEQCLKMMEDAPNGSGSIYAVWDMRDFSGANADLDLAKFCILDVFRNYYPKRLNQVAAIDSPWAFKPVWAILKPIIGKYSSVVQFVKAEDVLKNFEPGKEPKCLTTGAGRG; encoded by the coding sequence ATGGCGATGACAGTCGGAcacgcatccgccgcggtgcagtgcgcccccgtcgtcgcgaaggcgcggggcgcgcgcgtctccacctccttctcgtcgaggATGCCCCAGCCGAGGCCGATTCTTCGGATGACGCCGCGTGGAAACGATCGGGCGGCCCGGCtggtcgtccgcgccgaggagacggTCGGGGAGAGGGTGATGAACGCGGCCGGTtcgccggaggaggaagccgcgggcCTGGCCtccatgcgcgccgcgctcgaggcgaaggGGGACTGCCCCCCCTGCGACGACCAGACCGCGCTCTGGTTCCTCCGCGACAGGaagatggacgcggaggctgccgcggagaAGCTCGAGGACTTCCTCCGCTGGCGCGCGGATCTCGGCGtcatcaccgacgaggacatCAAGCCAtcgatcgacgccggcgccgcgtacgtCCACCCCCACCTCGACAAGGAGGGCCGCGCGGTGATCGTCGTGGAGATCGCCAAGCACATCATCAAGAACCGCGACCTGGAGGTGAGCAAGAAGCACGCAGTGCACGCCGTGGAGCAGTGCCTCAAGATGATGGAGGATGCGCCCAACGGCAGCGGCAGCATCTACGCCGTCTGGGACATGCGGGACTTCTCGGGCGCCAACGCGGACCTGGACCTCGCCAAGTTTTGCATCCTCGACGTCTTCCGCAATTACTACCCCAAGCGCCTCAACCAGGTTGCGGCGATTGACTCGCCGTGGGCGTTCAAGCCCGTGTGGGCCATCCTGAAGCCCATCATCGGCAAGTACAGCAGCGTGGTGCAGTTCGTCAAGGCTGAGGACGTGCTGAAGAACTTCGAGCCGGGGAAGGAGCCGAAGTGTctgacgacgggcgcgggtcgggggTGA
- a CDS encoding mitochondrial carrier family encodes MAATLDPGTQAGIGAFAGLVEVSVNQPLHTLKNFTQDGRVLPMNPAVWYRGWSAGVLIGVPMAVVQFGGSRSLERAFGSASFGSSGGDATRDDVPARWSTRIASAALAGAVSGAVINPLDVCMTQQQKFGGSLRAVATRLARTHGASVATRAAWATMAREGFYACGYLCAAPWLRDRLDGHAVQHVGGGHGAPNGGNGAASIGGNRSSWNGFVAAASAGAAAGVLTQPVDTVKTLMQSNLGDGRNVRAAGYLETAMALVKRDGASALWRGTAPRALRIASATFVLATVNERAGEYAAGASWAVDGVAEANPS; translated from the exons ATGGCCGCGACGCTGGACCCGGGCACACAGGCTGGGatcggcgccttcgccggccTGGTGGAGGTATCGGTCAACCAG CCCCTGCACACGCTGAAGAACTTCACGCAGGACGGTCGCGTGCTACCCATGAATCCCGCGGTGTGGTACCGGGGCTGGAGCGCGGGAGTGCTCATCGGGGTTCCCATGGCGGTGGTGCAGTTCGGGGGTAGCAGGAGCCTGGAGAGGGCGTTCGGTTCGGCATCGTTCGGGTcttccggcggcgacgcgacgagagACGACGTTCCCGCCCGCTGGTCCACCcgcatcgcctccgcggcgctcgcgggcgcggtgtcCGGCGCGGTGATCAACCCGCTGGACGTGTGCATGACGCAGCAGCAGAAGTTCGGGGGCTCGCTTCGCGCCGTGGCGACCCGGCTGGCTCGGACGCACGGCGCTTCcgtggcgacgcgagccgcgtgGGCCACGATGGCGAGGGAGGGGTTCTACGCGTGCGGGTACctctgcgcggcgccgtggttGAGGGACCGGCTGGACGGACACGCCGTGCAGCACGTGGGAGGAGGACACGGCGCGCCAAACGGTGGGAACGGCGCGGCATCAATCGGAGGGAACCGATCCTCGTGGAACGGCtttgtcgccgccgcgtcagccggagccgccgcgggagtcCTGACGCAACCCGTCGACACGGTCAAGACCCTGATGCAGTCCAACCTGGGGGACGGGCGCAACGTACGGGCCGCGGGGTATCTCgagacggcgatggcgttggTGAAACGggacggcgcgtcggcgctgtgGAGGGGCACGGCGCCCAGAGCATTGAggatcgcctccgccacgtttgtcctcgcgacggtgaacgagcgggcgggggagtacgcggcgggggcgtcgtggGCGGTGGACGGGGTGGCGGAAGCGAACCCATCGTAG
- a CDS encoding predicted protein, producing the protein MGFLSKIYERRGAAKLRQARVEQFAASKAAGTSSPAGTTPAQRAPGGSGGAIGSPEWASTGAFSSRGKTLGGSGGSAAKPGPDPYEFDLEDEPVAAANAGVVPSPALAQRLFELQRRESSSPGGGGLPLPPDRLDPTRGSGSPGDADGTNDDRADETTAPKVSRRDEKKRVPSRPAPGKRRRVTFAEVDAYDLPEDESDGDGDGDGEEDSDNESVEIPYSDEEDEVVVGVGGGGDVASSPPRAMIPPDAPLATTPPPPERGPGGEDAGRTKAGEDDGGEPGGGTPVWAKRSLRMTTADTPSPGAKGPAGILKSGPGTVGHGTRGDVPTEMSLSPASSPIVVPSGTSRDVRMNPRDPHTEYAAPSNGVNLPESGDDLADLDEAQYALSGLTRNAPAVGKLTSASTLVRLASDPRSRRVLSAQGLAPRLTLAALQLGREARATHRRGAIDRAAGAVPSRLAKLASASLLYLANLDVRACDAAAAFASDDAALVLATVLEVTPEEEAEERVKAEEASRRERTNGGTNGEATRRDDAKHALSRGGFAALLTRGSDDRCERDISRALTRGLKFLPHEKVDACTLGLLATHRQLVVAEKLAAEAAARATVRQHRRDHRQDKTTTRAMHPEDEDDADVDASQREEDEEEEAMQDEDDEKTVRGWGTLKERLAASGAMLNVARLADDAAREIHRLGAAVFSRGPDEAADEDDESIEADGGVDVESEEEDSKRAAAASRAFARLFRCLRVIESATFGSSSCAEAVLDGDLSPAPPSVPGSVALVPMRKNPGMLSPAPKSARKSRGNEDADIADVVGDVRVGGIDMSPPASPRPDDGGDKRKRAPNDPAADDEDEEALLKKFKTAEALLLTPSPGAKRVRGGSAMETQPRGSAVEAPIDADDDAMGSPDPVRKTSGTCGKPEQAQTPTFNFRAVAAAVESSIAWLDDGSSDVIAADGRGVGDKLRWTVMHSLLAALPTIAVAAASACHATEAGASICGVTVRRRGGLGVDPRLASGTLRHALHVLTNLTNENPRGCAVLRTAPGALETAAALVPWCAALEGLIPNAGPSESARVAAAARSGATAAAGKKTLGKTALSARGEDAANANAASVDMLNAAMCVLVNASEVDPEVCGALRVLEADAGALEERRVLRNVRLKGGTFGGRKARDDGQPVRPLGLVELLAGIFVRSGGAGPVTDTPAGTVKAGDTAGDIMNKVDGANQQRVKSSEEHAVDGEVTADMLATETDDEREGDGLITQAYSALLTAFLVEGQPALRADVVYVLPEGGLNALASVLERFKTFHENLESISEASHASLTRIIRWLKGGS; encoded by the coding sequence ATGGGTTTCCTGTCCAAGATATACGAGCGCAGGGGTGCCGCGAAGCTGAGACAGGCCCGAGTCGAGcagttcgccgcgtccaaaGCCGCCGGGACGTCCTCACCGGCGGGCACCACGCCCGCGCAGAGGGCACCCGGCGGATCGGGGGGCGCGATCGGGTCCCCCGAGTGGGCATCCACCGGCGCGTTCAGCTCGCGCGGTAAGACGCTCGGCGGATCGGGCGGATCCGCGGCTAAGCCCGGTCCGGATCCGTACGAATTCGACCTCGAAGACGAGCCTGtagccgcggcgaacgcgggcgtGGTCCCGTCCCCAGCTCTGGCGCAGCGACTCTTCGAGTTGCAGCGGCGAgagtcgtcctcgccgggcggcggcggcttgccCCTTCCCCCCGACCGGCTCGACCCAACGCGCGGGTCCGGgtcccccggcgacgccgacggaacgaacgacgaccgcgccgacgagaccACGGCGCCGAAGGTTTCGAGAAGGGACGAGAAGAAGCGGGTTCCGTCcaggcccgcgcccggcaagcgccggcgcgtcaccttcgccgaggtggacgcgtaCGACTTACCGGAGGATGagagcgacggggacggggacggggacggggaggaggacagCGATAACGAATCGGTGGAGATTCCATactcggacgaggaggacgaggtcgtcgtcggcgtcggcggcggcggggatgtcgcgtcgtcgccaccgaggGCGATGATCCCGCCGGACGCTCCCCTCgcgaccacgccgccgccgcctgaaCGCGGCCCGGGCGGGGAAGACGCGGGCCGAACGAAGGCCGGGgaagacgacggcggcgagcccggcggcggaacACCGGTCTGGGCCAAGCGATCGCTTCGCATGACCACCGCGGATaccccgtcgccgggcgccaAGGGACCCGCGGGGATCCTCAAGTCCGGGCCGGGCACGGTCGGGCACGGCACTCGGGGAGATGTCCCGACGGAGATGTCCctctccccggcgtcgtctcccATCGTCGTTCCCAGCGGCACATCTCGCGACGTTCGCATGAATCCGCGGGATCCCCACACGGAATACGCGGCACCTTCAAACGGCGTGAACCTTCcggagagcggcgacgacctcgcggatctcgacgaggcgcaaTACGCGCTGAGCGGGCTGACGCGCAACGCCCCGGCTGTCGGTAAGTTgacctccgcgtccaccctgGTGAGACTCGCGTCGgacccgcggtcgcggcgcgtgctCAGCGCGCAGGGACTGGCGCCGAGGCTCACGCTGGCGGCGCTGCAGCTCggtcgcgaggcgcgggcgacgcaccgccgcggcgccatcgaccgggcggccggcgcggtgcccagcaggctcgccaagctcgcctccgcgtcgttgcTGTACCTGGCCAACCTCGACGTGCgagcgtgcgacgccgccgccgccttcgcgagcgacgacgccgcgctggtccTGGCGACCGTGCTGGAGGtgacgccggaggaggaggcggaggaacgcgtcaaggctgaggaggcgtcgaggcgcgagaGAACAAACGGCGGAACAAAcggggaggcgacgcggcgcgacgacgcgaagcaCGCGTTGTCGCGaggcgggttcgcggcgttgCTCACGCGCGGCTCCGACGACCGGTGCGAGCGGGACATCTCTCGGGCGCTGACCAGGGGTTTGAAGTTTCTGCCCCACGAGAAGGTGGACGCGTGCACGCTCGGCTTACTCGCCACGCACCggcagctcgtcgtcgccgagaagctcgcggcggaggctgccgcgagGGCCACGGTTCGGCAGCACCGGAGGGACCATCGACAGGAcaaaacgacgacgcgcgcgatgcatcccgaggacgaggacgacgcggacgtggacgccagccagagggaggaggatgaggaggaggaggccatgcaagacgaggacgacgagaaaACCGTTCGGGGCTGGGGTACCCTCAAGGAGaggctggcggcgagcggcgcgatgctgaacgtcgcgcggctcgcggacgacgccgcgagggagattCACCggttgggcgcggcggtgttctCTCGGGGcccggacgaggcggcggacgaggacgacgagtcgATCGAGGCGGATGGCGGAGTCGACGTcgagtcggaggaggaggactcgaagcgagccgcggcggcgtcgagggcgtttGCGCGACTTTTCCGATGCTTGCGCGTGATCGAGTCCGCGAcgttcgggtcgtcgtcgtgcgccgAGGCTGTGCTGGACGGGGACctgtccccggcgcccccgtcggtGCCGGGGTCGGTGGCGCTGGTTCCGATGAGGAAAAACCCCGGCATGCTGTCGCCCGCGCCAAAGTCGGCGAGGAAATCGCGAGGaaacgaggacgccgacatcgcggacgtggtgggcgacgtgcgcgtcggcggcatcgacatgtccccgcccgcgtcgcccaggCCGGACGATGGGGGAGATAAGCGCAAGCGCGCGCCGAacgaccccgcggcggacgacgaggacgaggaggctcTGCTGAAAAAGTTcaagacggcggaggcgctcttGCTCACCCCGTCCCCAGGCGCCaagcgcgttcgcggcggatccgcgaTGGAAACGCAGCCGCGGGGatccgccgtcgaggcccccatcgacgccgacgacgacgcgatgggctCGCCGGATCCCGTGCGGAAAACCTCCGGAACCTGCGGAAAACCGGAGCAGGCGCAGACGCCCACGTTTAACTTTCGCgcagtcgccgcggctgtggAATCGTCCATCGCGTGGCTGGACGACGGCTCCTCCGAcgtgatcgccgccgacggccgcggcgtgggcgacaAACTGCGGTGGACCGTCATGCactcgctcctcgccgcgcttcccaccatcgcggtcgcggcggcgagcgcgtgccaCGCCACCGAAGCCGGCGCGTCCATCTGCGGCGTCACGgtgcgacggcggggcggcctcggcgtcgacccccGGCTGGCGTCCGGCACGCTGCGACACGCGCTGCACGTGCTCACCAACCTGACGAACGAGAACCCGCGGGGGTGCGCGGTTCTCAGGACCGCGCCGGGTGCCCTggagacggccgcggcgctggttCCGtggtgcgccgcgctcgagggtcTCATTCCAAACGCCGGCCCGAGCGAatccgctcgcgtcgccgcggcggctcggtcgggcgccaccgccgccgccgggaaaaAAACGCTCGGGAAAACGGCTCTCTCCGCCCGgggggaggacgccgcgaacgcgaacgccgcgagcgtcgacaTGCTCAACGCGGCGATGTGCGTGCTGGTCAACGCGAGCGAGGTTGACCCGGAGGTTTGCGGCGCGCTTCGAGTGCTCGAAGCTGACGCGGGCGCTCTGGAGGAGCGAAGGGTTTTGAGGAACGTCAGGCTCAAGGGCGGGACGTTCGGCGGCCGAAAGGCACGAGACGACGGGCAGCCGGTTCGTCCCCTCGGTTTGGTCGAGTTGCTCGCGGGGATCTTCGTtcggagcggcggcgccgggccggTGACGGATACACCCGCGGGGACGGTCAAAGCCGGCGACACGGCTGGCGACATAATGAACAAAGTCGACGGGGCCAACCAACAGAGGGTCAAATCCTCCGAGGAgcacgcggtggacggggaGGTGACCGCGGATAtgctcgcgacggagacggacgacgaacgcgagggcgacggtcTGATCACCCAGGCGTACTCGGCTCTGCTCACCGCGTTTTTGGTGGAGGGTCAGCCCGCGCTCAGGGCGGATGTCGTGTACGTGTTGCCCGAGGGCGGACTgaacgcgttggcgtcggtgCTCGAGAGGTTCAAGACGTTCCACGAGAACCTGGAGTCCATCAGCGAGGCGTCGCACGCTTCGTTGACACGCATCATCCGCTGGCTCAAGGGCGGGAGCTGA
- a CDS encoding glycosyltransferase family 4 protein (candidate digalactosyldiacylglycerol synthase), giving the protein MGFFRRQREDDVSSAGPNGQNGSLRDPGRSVAIVTTASLPWMTGTAVNPLLRAAYLARRGLHEVTLVVPWLTPAEQRMVHPNVIFDTPEEQGEYINKWVKERCGFEPKMKLDFYPGRYATDKYSIIPVGDVSEYISDGKHDVAVLEEPEHLNWYHTGSRWSDKFRHVVGVVHTNYLEYARLEEHGAVKEAAMRFVNSWVSRVHCHKIIKLSDAVQDFPRSETVNIHGVSPVFLEPPPAPEPEKIRPSTEVFSKGCYFLGKVVWGKGFNELLRRVEEHNTSETGVTHPLKLDVFGNGEDFDDVTARAKQKGLPLKFKGRMDHASDAMHDYKVFINPSLSDVVATTTAEALAMGKYVICAKHPSNEFFSTFPNCMVYETPEQFSQCVKKALSTDPAPLSAKDRYRLSWEAATDRFLDAADIKEEQMRGPGTGLGDKLGETFFAAVHGVAAKHEKMRGVLGAGRGTGRGPKAGELGTWGGVPPQSDQPGFTSTRKKQ; this is encoded by the exons ATGGGTTTCTTCCGTCGCCAACGGGAGGATGATGTTTCTTCCGCGGGTCCCAACGGGCAAAACGGCAGCCTCAGGGACCCGGGTAGGTCGGTGGCCATcgtcaccaccgcgtcgctgCCGTGGATGACGGGCACGGCGGTCAACCCGCTGCTTCGAGCCGCGtatctcgcgcggcgcggtttACACGAGGTGACGCTCGTGGTGCCGTGGCTCACGCCCGCGGAGCAGCGGATGGTGCACCCGAACGTGATATTCGACACCCCCGAGGAGCAGGGTGAGTACATCAACAAGTGGGTGAAGGAGCGGTGCGGGTTTGAACCCAAGATGAAGCTCGACTTTTACCCGGGGAGGTACGCCACGGATAAGTACAGCATCATCCCCGTCGGGGACGTGTCCGAGTACATAAGCGACGGGAAGCACGACGTGGCGGTGCTCGAGGAACCCGAGCACCTCAACTGGTACCACACCGGCAGCAGGTGGAGCGACAAGTTCCgacacgtcgtcggcgtcgtccacaCAAACTACCTCGAGTACGCGCGCTTGGAGGAGCACGGCGCCgtcaaggaggcggcgatgcggtTCGTCAACTCGTGGGTCAGCAGGGTGCACTGCCACAAGATCATCAAgctctccgacgccgtccaggACTTTCCGCGGTCCGAGACTGTGAACATACACGGCGTGTCGCCCGTGTTTTTGGAG ccgccgcccgccccagAGCCCGAGAAGATCCGGCCCTCGACCGAGGTTTTCAGCAAGGGGTGCTACTTCCTGGGCAAGGTGGTGTGGGGTAAGGGATTCAACGAGCTCCtgcggcgcgtcgaggagcacaACACCAGCGAGACCGGGGTGACGCACCCTCTCAAGCTGGACGTCTTTGGCAACGGCGAGGACTTTGACGACGtcacggcgagggcgaagcAGAAGGGCCTGCCGCTCAAGTTTAAGGGCCGCATGGACCACGCCTCCGATGCTATGCACGACTACAAGGTGTTCATAAACCCGTCCCTgtccgacgtcgtcgccaccaccaccgcggaggctCTGGCGATGGGAAAGTACGTCATCTGCGCGAAGCATCCGAGCAACGAGTTCTTCTCGACGTTTCCAAATTGCATGGTGTACGAGACCCCCGAGCAGTTTTCTCAGTGCGTGAAGAAGGCTCTGAGCACcgatcccgcgccgctcAGCGCCAAGGACAGGTACAGGCTGTCGTGGGAGGCGGCCACGGACAggttcctcgacgccgccgacatCAAGGAGGAACAGATGAGGGGACCGGGCACGGGGCTCGGGGATAAGCTCGGCGAGACTTTCTTCGCAGCGGTGCACGGCGTGGCGGCGAAGCACGAGAAGATGCGGGGTGTgctgggcgcggggcggggcacCGGGCGGGGTCCCAAGGCTGGGGAGCTCGGGACGTGGGGCGGGGTGCCGCCGCAGAGCGACCAACCGGGGTTcacctcgacgaggaagaaACAATAG
- a CDS encoding predicted protein, which yields MSSRVASRAASLASFAVRRHASTTATAPDLPSEIFKRSKHNKLGLSKVLDDVTMRSGEHDMRVFGTGTLAALTSKSAYVSFTASHYHFYSELENRLDEAHRADTPSGQVWGKFASELRRAHRLERDLEDLLGTSVGAHPPSPATSEYVAAIADAAERERGGPPLLLAHFYTRYLADLFGGSMMGWPTRRALGLADVPAFYTHDDASINDDRFEYVERVYAAINAAARGADDAVVSAVADEAKLAFRCNAGVYREDGRGSSLSAALGGARVMWGYAKERVWGAREQRDLFGRLVKRRDPVTGEFR from the coding sequence ATGTCATCGAGAGTTGCGTCccgagcggcgtcgctcgcgtcgtttgCGGTGCGGCGGCAcgcctccaccaccgcgacggcgcccgacCTCCCCAGCGAGATATTCAAGCGCTCCAAGCACAACAAGCTCGGGCTGTCGAAGGTCCTGGACGACGTCACCATGCGTTCGGGCGAGCACGACATGAGGGTGTTCGGCACGGGCACCCTGGCGGCGCTCACGTCGAAGTCCGCTTACGTCTCCTTCACCGCGAGCCACTACCACTTCTACAGCGAGCTGGAGAACAGGCTCGACGAGGCTCACAGGGCGGACACCCCCTCGGGGCAAGTCTGGGGGAAGTTCGCGTCGGAGCTGAGGAGGGCTCACAGGCTGGAGAGGGACCTCGAGGATCTGTTGGGGACGAGCGTCGGGGCTCACCCTCCATCCCCAGCGACGTCGgagtacgtcgccgccatcgccgacgccgcggagcgtgaacgcggcggtccaCCTCTCCTGTTGGCGCACTTCTACACCAGGTATCTCGCCGACCTGTTTGGAGGATCCATGATGGGCTGgcccacgcgtcgcgcgctcggactGGCGGACGTGCCCGCGTTTTACacccacgacgacgcgtcgataAACGACGACAGGTTCGAGTACGTGGAGAGGGTGTACGCCGCcatcaacgccgcggcgagaggcgccgacgacgcggtcgtctCCGCGGTGGCTGACGAGGCTAAACTTGCGTTCCGGTGCAACGCGGGAGTGTACCGGGAGGATGGCCGGGGTTCGTCGctctcggcggcgttgggcggggcgcgggtgaTGTGGGGGTACGCGAAGGAGCGGGTgtggggcgcgagggagcagAGGGACCTGTTCGGCAGGTTGGTCAAGCGAAGGGACCCGGTGACTGGCGAGTTCAGGTAG
- a CDS encoding predicted protein, whose translation MNGIWRRLASVACRSGGRAAALEASTAVASLNPRTAAATLALRRGSSGSERWLEARAAGGLGRGFAARGFRTDAALASDADATGASAGGGNVDYYSVKPAKGKNRWRRARKKAAFIKEQARAHRENKTARAEEREAERLQRWREQAEAARAWRAMREAEAVNRAEAALREIVGGGGDGDAGDAAPGETRA comes from the coding sequence ATGAACGGCATCTGGAGGAGGctggcgtccgtcgcgtgcCGATCggggggacgcgccgcggcgctcgaggcgtccaccgcggtcgcctcgctcAACCCtaggaccgccgcggcgacgctcgcgctccgtcgcggatcGTCGGGGTCCGAGCGTtggctcgaggcgcgcgccgcgggtggactcggccgcgggttcgccgcgcgggggttccgcaccgacgccgcgctcgcgtcggacgcggacgcgacgggagcttccgccggcggcggcaacgtGGACTACTACTCCGTGAAGCCCGCGAAGGGGAAAAACCGATGGAGGCGCGCCCGGAAGAAGGCTGCGTTCATCAAGGAACAGGCCCGCGCGCACAGGGAGAACAAGACGGctcgcgcggaggagagggaggctGAGCGGCTGCAGCGGTGGAGggagcaggcggaggcggcgcgcgcgtggagggcgatgagggaggcggaggctgtgAACAgagcggaggcggcgcttcGAGaaatcgtcggcggcggcggcgacggggatgcgggggacgccgccccggggGAGACGCGGGCGTGA